The following coding sequences lie in one SAR86 cluster bacterium genomic window:
- a CDS encoding nuclear transport factor 2 family protein: MKDPIETAVHTHLDCWNAGDRDKWLSAWHPDVIFQDPVGGKEKNGIVAIENTWDKAFQAGHSWNLELAFMSVCGDQVAVHLINHGNLDGNIFDLESIEIYWIGDCGRIVRCHTYFNPSEDQVLDPWFTTGWTE, from the coding sequence ATGAAAGACCCAATTGAAACAGCTGTTCATACTCATCTAGATTGTTGGAATGCCGGAGATAGAGATAAGTGGCTAAGTGCATGGCACCCTGATGTCATCTTTCAAGATCCTGTAGGCGGTAAGGAAAAGAATGGAATAGTTGCCATAGAAAATACTTGGGATAAAGCTTTTCAAGCAGGGCATAGTTGGAATTTAGAACTCGCTTTTATGTCAGTTTGTGGTGATCAAGTAGCCGTACACCTTATCAACCATGGTAACTTGGACGGCAATATTTTTGATCTAGAATCTATTGAAATCTATTGGATTGGTGATTGCGGAAGAATTGTTCGCTGTCATACGTATTTTAATCCATCTGAAGATCAGGTTTTGGATCCGTGGTTTACAACAGGATGGACTGAATAA
- a CDS encoding nuclear transport factor 2 family protein, with product MKESIETAVHTHIDCWNASDREKWTPAWHPDVIMQDPVGTGKVKQGLSAIEGMWENAFKPGHSWNLELLFMSVCGDQVAVHLLNHGNVNGNKIELESIEIYWIGDCGRIVRCHTYFNPSEDQALDPFWT from the coding sequence ATGAAAGAATCAATTGAAACGGCTGTGCATACCCACATAGATTGTTGGAATGCTAGCGATCGAGAAAAATGGACGCCTGCTTGGCATCCAGATGTAATCATGCAAGATCCTGTTGGGACTGGAAAAGTAAAGCAAGGATTATCCGCAATAGAAGGAATGTGGGAAAATGCTTTTAAACCAGGGCATAGTTGGAATTTAGAATTATTGTTTATGTCAGTGTGTGGTGATCAAGTAGCTGTTCACCTTCTCAATCATGGAAATGTTAACGGCAATAAAATTGAACTAGAATCAATAGAAATTTATTGGATTGGTGATTGCGGCAGAATTGTCCGATGTCATACGTATTTTAATCCATCTGAAGATCAGGCTTTAGATCCTTTCTGGACTTAG
- a CDS encoding NAD(P)/FAD-dependent oxidoreductase, which translates to MAKEIKIIILGAGMAGILAAIKLIENGFSNIIIYEKANNLGGTWRDNTYPGLICDVPSHHYTYSFKRNPNWSTHYSTGKEIQEYFENVAIEYNLRSKIEFNKEAVKANFVNKKWLLEFNNGPKDEADILIAATGVLHHPKYPKIDGIDSFEGDIFHSSNWNHSIDLENSRVGIIGNGSTGVQILSSLAGNCWHTYHFQRTPQWMMPLINNSFTKKEKESFKDPLILEKAMGFEEYQAGVELYSQAILDMNSQEAEQLQKICLDNLNLNVMNRILREKLMPDHRALCKRLIWSSEYYPAIQKPDTSLVTEEILKITKNGIKTNKNSFSLDVIVLATGFKTNQFMRPMNIYGRHSTSLSEYWNPSPEAYLSICMPNFPNFFMLNGPNGPVGNFSLIDIAEHQMNYILQLINGIAKEEFNFIEPSKKATHSYEKDRVNAAKKTVWYLGGCSSWYLNEAGIPASWPWTYSRFTKTMEKPNLADFILT; encoded by the coding sequence ATGGCTAAAGAGATAAAAATTATTATCTTAGGAGCTGGCATGGCAGGAATACTTGCGGCGATTAAGCTTATAGAGAATGGATTTTCAAATATTATTATTTATGAGAAAGCGAATAATCTTGGAGGCACATGGAGAGATAATACTTATCCGGGTCTTATCTGCGATGTCCCTTCACATCATTACACTTACAGCTTTAAAAGAAACCCTAATTGGTCAACACACTATTCTACTGGTAAAGAAATCCAAGAATATTTCGAAAATGTCGCTATAGAATATAATCTTAGATCTAAAATAGAATTTAATAAAGAAGCTGTAAAAGCTAATTTTGTAAACAAAAAATGGCTTCTAGAATTTAATAATGGGCCTAAAGATGAGGCTGATATTCTCATAGCGGCAACCGGTGTCTTGCATCATCCAAAATATCCAAAAATTGATGGCATAGATTCTTTTGAAGGTGATATATTCCATAGCTCAAACTGGAACCACTCCATAGATTTAGAAAATAGTAGAGTAGGAATAATAGGTAATGGCTCAACGGGTGTTCAGATATTAAGCTCACTGGCAGGTAATTGCTGGCACACCTATCATTTTCAAAGGACACCACAATGGATGATGCCATTAATAAATAACTCTTTTACAAAAAAAGAAAAAGAATCTTTTAAAGATCCTTTAATTTTAGAAAAAGCAATGGGATTTGAAGAATACCAAGCTGGAGTTGAATTATATTCTCAAGCTATTTTAGATATGAATTCACAAGAAGCCGAGCAGTTACAAAAAATATGTTTAGATAATTTAAACCTAAATGTAATGAACCGTATTTTAAGAGAGAAACTTATGCCAGATCATAGAGCTCTTTGTAAAAGATTAATTTGGTCGTCTGAATATTATCCTGCTATACAAAAACCGGACACTTCTTTAGTAACAGAAGAAATTTTAAAAATAACTAAAAATGGGATAAAAACTAACAAAAATTCTTTTTCTCTAGATGTGATCGTTCTTGCTACTGGATTCAAAACTAATCAATTCATGAGGCCAATGAATATTTATGGAAGACACTCCACAAGCTTATCAGAATATTGGAACCCTTCACCAGAAGCATATCTTTCAATCTGCATGCCTAACTTTCCAAACTTTTTTATGCTGAATGGCCCAAATGGTCCTGTTGGTAATTTTTCTTTAATTGACATAGCTGAGCATCAAATGAACTACATCTTGCAATTAATTAATGGGATTGCAAAAGAGGAATTTAATTTTATTGAACCTAGTAAAAAAGCTACTCATTCATATGAGAAAGATAGAGTGAATGCAGCTAAAAAGACTGTATGGTACCTTGGAGGCTGTTCAAGTTGGTATCTAAATGAAGCCGGTATACCTGCAAGCTGGCCTTGGACCTATTCTAGATTTACTAAAACAATGGAGAAACCTAACTTAGCAGACTTTATTCTTACCTAA